The nucleotide sequence GCTGGCATAGAAACCAGATCAGAATGGGCCAACCCCCAGAGCAACAGGGGAAGCGCAACGATGAATCCCCAGAGGGGACCTGCAATGCCCACGTCAAATAATGCCCTGCGATTGGGAATGGGCGATCGGATTTGAATAAAGGCACCAAATGTCCCAAACGGAAACAGGGACATGGGAATGACCGGAATGAAGTAAGGCAGGGTTGCCTGGATTCTGTAGCGGCGTGCTGTCAGGTAGTGCCCCAATTCGTGGATACCCAGAATTGTCATGAGTGCGATTGCATAGGGCAACCCGGCCATCAAAGCCTCCAGATTGAATCGGACTGGCTGATCTGCCAGTTCTGCCCAGGCAAAGGCTGTTGTAAAGAAGGTTGCACCGAGTAGACCCAGCGCCAGGACAGGACGGGTGACTGGCTCCAATGGTCTGGCCCGGGTTGGATCCGCTTTGGCCGCAGAGCGAGATTGGGGATTGGGCACCAGCACAAAAACCGGTTTATCGTCCGCTTCTTCCTGAAAAACGACATAGAAGCGATCGCCAAATTGATCTTCAATATTGTCTCGAATCGTCTGATAGGCGACTTCTGGCTTACTTCGCAGTTGTCCCCGACAAATCACTGCCTGAGGACGTAATTCAATATTTTGTAAATAATAAACCGACCAGGGAAAACAATGATGCAGGCTATTTTCCTCCGCTTTGTTGATTGGACGGGATATAGTTGCATCTCCAGAAGATTCGGTCGGCGTTCTCAGCGCCTGCCCCTCTTCCTGAGAAGCAGATGAATTCACGGCTGGCGGGGTCGAAATTCTGCCCCACTGAATCAGAAACCAGTAGAGCATCAGACAGACAATAAACGGGATAATAAACAGTTCCGGCGGCGGCTTCTCATTGCCTTTAACTAGCGCCCAACCATTCCAGATGAAGGCAGGCATCATCACAACCAGCCACAACAGCCAGGTTGGTGTGCGCGTCACACTCGAAACACGCTGCACAATCAGGTAAGTGATGATTCCCAGCAGGAACAGCAAAATCAAATTCATGCGCTTAGTCTCAGTTAATCTGCAAGGAGGTGCTGCCTGTCAGGCTAGTATGGTCTGATTTCAGGAGCAGAA is from Leptothermofonsia sichuanensis E412 and encodes:
- a CDS encoding site-2 protease family protein encodes the protein MNLILLFLLGIITYLIVQRVSSVTRTPTWLLWLVVMMPAFIWNGWALVKGNEKPPPELFIIPFIVCLMLYWFLIQWGRISTPPAVNSSASQEEGQALRTPTESSGDATISRPINKAEENSLHHCFPWSVYYLQNIELRPQAVICRGQLRSKPEVAYQTIRDNIEDQFGDRFYVVFQEEADDKPVFVLVPNPQSRSAAKADPTRARPLEPVTRPVLALGLLGATFFTTAFAWAELADQPVRFNLEALMAGLPYAIALMTILGIHELGHYLTARRYRIQATLPYFIPVIPMSLFPFGTFGAFIQIRSPIPNRRALFDVGIAGPLWGFIVALPLLLWGLAHSDLVSMPAKPDMFNFQAFDPSFSILLALLSKLAMGSSLTATNAIRLHPVAVAGCLGMVVTAFNLMPVGQLDGGHIIHAMYGQRSGARIGQVARILLLLLSFAQPQLPYLMVWAVILFLLPATDEPALNDVTELDNRRDLWGILTMALLLLIILPVPNFLAQWLNI